TCAGCCCAATTATGGATCATTGTAAAATTCAGAGTTGCGCCTTTCTTTACGTACATCTCGGAAATTCCAAGGTGTAAGCCTTTTTCCACTTCTTTTTTAGCCGTACAGCCTGTAATTATGTCAAGGCTAGCTCCCTCTTCGACTATTATAATGTTATGCACGGTCTGGAAAGCTCTGTCACTGCCAAGTAGAAGGCAGGTCTGGACAGGCATGGACGCTTTCTTGCCAGGAGGCACCCGGATAAAGTATCCGTCTGCATCTTCAAGGTAAGTTTTTGCCGTGTACTTGTCAGTATCGACAGCTACAAGCTTCCAGGAATATTCTTTGAGCCACTCGTACTTTTGAAGGGCTTTCCGGGTGGACATAAGTTCTACATTCTTATCTTTCAGGGAAGAATGAGAAACCGCATTATCAATCACCAGCAGACTGCCGGAACGGCCTTCTTCACTGGGTATTACTCCTACCTGGAGCAGGGTTCTTTTGCTTTCCTCATCAAGGGTCTGGAGGTCTTCTATAGGCTTGCTGACCCTGGAACCTTCCTCAAACTTCTCCAGTTCAAAGTCCTCTCCGAATGCTGCCTTCTTATTGACTGCCTCTTCTGCTCTTTTTTTCAGGTTCACATCATCATTTTGCATTCAAAACACTCCTCGTACCCTTTGCTCTTAATCTCTTCCAGCATTTTCAGAGGATTCCCTGAACACATGATTGTTCCGTTACAGAGAATATACCCTCTATCTGCAGTTACATAATCAAGGATCTGACCGGTATGTGTAATTATAAGGGCTGATTTTCCTCTTATGCAGCCTTCACCAGGGCAGCCTATGCCTTCTCCAAGTAATTCTTTTATTGTCAGTCCAACCTGTTCTATGCTTACAAGATCCACTCCCGATTCGGGTTCATCCAGGAGATACAGGTCCGGATTCTGTGCTGCAAGTTGCAAAAGTTCGGAACGTTTTATTTCTCCTCCAGAAAAGCCCACATTTACGTCCCTATCAAGAAAACGATCCATATTGAGGTTTTTAGCAAGGGTCTCAGGATCTTTCTCTCCTTTCGATACCACTTTTATAAGATCTCTGAGTTTAATCCCGGACATATCTGGGGGGCGTTGCATCATAATTCCCAATCCACGGCGGGCTCTCTCATCCACTGGCAAGCTGGTAATATCTTCTCCATTAAAGAGAATTCTGCCTTTTACAACTTTATACTCGCTAAAACCCATAATCGTTCTCATCAGAGCTGACTTTCCGGCTCCGTTTGGCCCAAAAAGCACATTGGTATATCCTTTCTTGACTTCGAGGTTTACATCGTGAAGCAAGGTTTTTCCACCAACCTCTACAGTCAGATCCTCTATTTCCAGCATAGACACTTCTCCCTTTATTTCTTTTTTATACGGGTTCCCTCTTCATTTTACCCGTTGTCGGAAAAATAATCTAAATTATTTTCTTTAAAGTAAGTTTCACATAGCAGGAAAACAGCGAAAGTCGAATAATATGGCTTTTTTGTATGACTTCCACTATCTTTTACCAAATCTTTTATTCCTTTTATAGGACATTATATTTCTAATTATACATTATTTGTAAATTTTATGTATCGATTAGAATTAAAATCTTAAATTTCAGAAAAATTAAAAATTCTAAGAAATTCCTCGGAACAATCTCTGTTTTCATATCTATTAGACCAAAAATTTTATTAATAATAGGATAATTCTGTAGGAAAACTTAATTTATCTAAGATCCAGGCATAAACCAACTTCGATTTCTATGAATTCCTTCGGGAAAAGTTCTTTAATCTTTTCTATGTGGGCGGTACAATGGCCCGCTGCTATGATTCTCATCCCTCTCAGCCTTTCAAATTCCTCGTTATCGTGAAGCCCTCCGAGAATTCCCTTTATCCTTCCATAGCGGCTGGCACTATTCAGAATTGCAGCAAGCCCTGGGTGAGCACACCCTGTAAGTACATAACACCCATCTCCAGTATCCAGAATCAGCGCCTGCTCCTTTACTTTGTTTCCAAGTTCTCCTGTACTCATAATTCCCTTAGAAATTTTGGCAGGCTCTTTTATCTCAATAAGAGTAGCCCTTTTCTTAATTTCCCTTTTCAAATTCTTCGAAAAAGAAGCGGGGACATAGACCTCAAGCCCGGGATTTGCCTGAAAAATCTCGGGAAGACCTCCTATATGGTCCCAGTGCTGGTGGGAGAGAACTAGTTTTCTGATGCTTGCAGGATCAATCTTGAGCTTTTTCAAATTTTCTAGAAGGAGTGGCCCATCCCAGCCAGTATCGAAAAGAAGGGTTTCGTAATTTGTTTGAATAAGAACTGCAAAACCCCAGCTTCCTGTAAAACCCTGAATGGCTTTATTGTCGTAAACAAGAGTAAGCCTGAACATCCTTTCCTCAGATTTCAGTCATACTCTTGTATTCCATAAGAGCAGAAACAGGATTTGTCTTGATTTTAATTCCTGTCTCTTCAAGGGCACAGATGCCGTTAATGCCTCCTACTATCGAAATTCCGAACTTTCCGATCTCTACAGGCGCCCCAAACAGGGCTTCATCAATCTCCCCCGGAGGGAAGCAGCCTCCAAGACCTACTTTTTCTGCGTTTTTAATAACTTCGTTAGCCCTGTCATAAGCCGAGGAATTAATCTGCCGCATATTGGCAAGAATTTTGCCTTCCCCTTTCTCAAGTACGTCAAGAACAGAAGTAGTCTTTCTGCTCATGAAAATTTGTATGGGGTCGATTGAGGTTCCGCTGTAGGAAATTAAATCTAAAAACCGTACAGGCTTTCGGTTTTCTATCTGGAGAATTCCACCGTAGGCAGGTTCCACGGGGATGCCTGCTTTAAGAAGAAGCCCGTCAAAAACAACACTGCACACTGTAGCTAACCCGATTTTTCCAGGAGGAAGGGAAACCGTCTCCTCGTCTTCCTCGATTATCTTTACTCTGGAGCTTATCATATACCCTTCGTGTGCAGTATATGAGATCACTTCAATAACAGTCTCTAAATCGTCCTTATCAAAATACGAGACATTCACGGGTACTACTCCCTCGTTGGTCTCGGGATTGTATGTGGTTCTGTATGCCATTTCTTCTATTCGGGATATTACAAAACCAAATCGATCTGCAATCAAGGCGTCACTTAACTCCCTTTCTCCCAGCTCGGTAAGTGTACGCCCTGCATACCCGTGTTTGCATGTAAACCCTCTCTCATCCAGGATCCTCAGATGGTAGCGGACAGCCCGCTCTCCTATATCATAGCCCCGGTTATTAAGTTCGTCAGCTATTGCCCGGGCGCCTATAGGTTTGTCACTTTCGTGAATCACCCTCATAATTTCAATGAGTTTTCGCTCAATTTGCGGATCCATCATGTTTAACACCGTTATACTCGATAAAATGAATTTTTCTGTAATTGTGACGGGGCTTTAAAATTTTAGAATAATATTTGAGCAAAATCTATTCTTTTAGCCTGCTGAAAACGAATTCAACTGTTATTTAAATTCAATTATAGTAAATCTTTTCGTATTTAATATATTTTTGTCTCCCGAGTCCCGTCTCGGGAGGACGGTGCCCTTTTCGCTGCCCGAGTCCCGTCTCGGGAGGACGGTGCCCTTTTCGCTTCGCTCAAGAGGGCTAACTTATGATG
The Methanosarcina thermophila TM-1 genome window above contains:
- a CDS encoding SufB/SufD family protein — encoded protein: MQNDDVNLKKRAEEAVNKKAAFGEDFELEKFEEGSRVSKPIEDLQTLDEESKRTLLQVGVIPSEEGRSGSLLVIDNAVSHSSLKDKNVELMSTRKALQKYEWLKEYSWKLVAVDTDKYTAKTYLEDADGYFIRVPPGKKASMPVQTCLLLGSDRAFQTVHNIIIVEEGASLDIITGCTAKKEVEKGLHLGISEMYVKKGATLNFTMIHNWAEQIGVRPRTVVHVEEGGTYVSNYICLKPVRSVQTYPTVKLEGEGAVTRLNTIAISHSGSELDLGSRAIFNAPGTRAELISRTITIGGKIIARGEMIGNAKGAKGHLECKGLVLTDKGSQLAIPILEANVDDVELTHEAAVGKIAKDQVEYLMARGLTEDEAVGMIVRGFLDVGIRGIPEELRNEIENTISQTAFGM
- a CDS encoding ABC transporter ATP-binding protein encodes the protein MLEIEDLTVEVGGKTLLHDVNLEVKKGYTNVLFGPNGAGKSALMRTIMGFSEYKVVKGRILFNGEDITSLPVDERARRGLGIMMQRPPDMSGIKLRDLIKVVSKGEKDPETLAKNLNMDRFLDRDVNVGFSGGEIKRSELLQLAAQNPDLYLLDEPESGVDLVSIEQVGLTIKELLGEGIGCPGEGCIRGKSALIITHTGQILDYVTADRGYILCNGTIMCSGNPLKMLEEIKSKGYEECFECKMMM
- a CDS encoding MBL fold metallo-hydrolase, yielding MFRLTLVYDNKAIQGFTGSWGFAVLIQTNYETLLFDTGWDGPLLLENLKKLKIDPASIRKLVLSHQHWDHIGGLPEIFQANPGLEVYVPASFSKNLKREIKKRATLIEIKEPAKISKGIMSTGELGNKVKEQALILDTGDGCYVLTGCAHPGLAAILNSASRYGRIKGILGGLHDNEEFERLRGMRIIAAGHCTAHIEKIKELFPKEFIEIEVGLCLDLR
- a CDS encoding DUF128 domain-containing protein, with the protein product MMDPQIERKLIEIMRVIHESDKPIGARAIADELNNRGYDIGERAVRYHLRILDERGFTCKHGYAGRTLTELGERELSDALIADRFGFVISRIEEMAYRTTYNPETNEGVVPVNVSYFDKDDLETVIEVISYTAHEGYMISSRVKIIEEDEETVSLPPGKIGLATVCSVVFDGLLLKAGIPVEPAYGGILQIENRKPVRFLDLISYSGTSIDPIQIFMSRKTTSVLDVLEKGEGKILANMRQINSSAYDRANEVIKNAEKVGLGGCFPPGEIDEALFGAPVEIGKFGISIVGGINGICALEETGIKIKTNPVSALMEYKSMTEI